From the genome of Tripterygium wilfordii isolate XIE 37 chromosome 6, ASM1340144v1, whole genome shotgun sequence:
CCTGACTCTGTCATCTTCACTCTCGACTCTAACTTCTTCTCCTCTGCTTCTGCCAGCGTCGATCGCGACTCTTTTGCCTCCGAGATCTCTCTGGTATCTTCAATTAACTCTAGGCGATACATGTATACACATACATTTTGATTAAATACAGAACAGGAAATTTGACCCTCTGCTTACTGGCTTATATAAATTGGCGTGCATTGACTATTGGATTGTGTTTGTGTATGCTTTGAGTTTAGAATCTATTGCGGATATGCATGGATGATTATGTGTATATCGTGAATTTCTGTATCTAGTCTAAGTAAAAGTTGTTTTGTTGATTCTTTGAATGAGCTCATGATCGAACTGGTATTTTCTGGTCAGAGTAGGAAATGATGAGAGGATCTAGTGTTTATGGAGTGTTTGATTTAATGCTCCAGTAAGCGAAATGAATACGACAGTCCGAATCTGGACAAAACTAGGCGTAGAAATTTGAAATTGTAGTTGTTGTTTAAGCGAATGATTTGATGCAGCATTTGGCAGCACATGATGTTGATCAGCACGAGAGTTCCAGTGGTCCAGATCCAGATCCACAAAAAGCAATACACAGCCGTCTCTCCCGAAAAGGTGATAAAGCGAAAGGTACAGTTAGAATCACTCGTGGTAAAGTGACAAAGAGTTCATACAGAGAAATTACGTCAACAGTTGAGATTCAATCACCGCCTAACTCACTGTTTCCTTCAATCGTACGCAGTtcgaaaagaaaacaacaacgAAACTGCAGCTGTAGAAGACAATAACATAGACCTCGATTCGGCTAGAAACTCTTTTTCAATTGCTCTGAAAGGTACCGAATATTCCTATTGAAAACAAAGCCAGGCGGAATTCCTGTAATTCCAGCTTTATCGAATAGAAACTCTTTAACTCTAGTCGCTTTTTTATGTAGAGTGTCAGGAACGAAGATCCAGATCTGAAGCGCATTTGAAGAAGCTAGACAGACGAAGACCTGCTTCTCTAGATCTCAACAATGTTACAGCCTCTTCACCGCGATTGGGAGGAATGAAAAAGAGTTCCATTTCTTCTCACAAGTCTGGTACGTTTCCAAGCCCAGGGACACCAAATTATCGGCACGCTGGTGTAGGAATGCAAAAAGGCTGGAGCTCGGAGAGAGTGCCATTGCATACAAATGGTAACAGAAGGCAGGTGGGTGCTGCCATGTTGCCCCTGAATAATGGGAGGACATTGCCGTCAAAATGGGAAGATGCTGAGAGATGGATATTTAGTCCTGTTTCAGGAGACAGCGTTGTAAGACAGCCACTCCAGGCTACTCAAAGGAGGCCAAAGTCAAAGAGCGGACCCCTTGGCGCCCCTGGTGTTGCATATTATTCAATGTATTCCCCTGCCATGCCATTGTTTGAAGGGGGAAATGCAGGAAACTTCGTGGCAGATTCTCCATTTTCTGCAGGTGTAATAACTGCGGATGGATTGGCTATTCATTCTGGCAGCCATGGAGTGGCCTTTCCTATGTGCACAGAGCCTTGCATTGGCAGGTCAATTAGCATGCATGGATGCTCTGAGATGCTAGCCCAGCAATCATTCCATTCACAAGGTAAATTCCATCTCCTTGGGGCTTTAGCATTCTTAAGTTCAGTTCGATTCCCTAGTTGGGCTTTGACTTACATTACCTCGGCTGAATTGGTCCTTGAGGTTTCCAATAAAATCATTTCATGATACTGCAAATAAAAAGTGCCAGACCCCCATATTCCATGGGttgtttcaaatcatcaaatgaTAATCGTGTTGTCACTGATGAGATGCCTATCCAGCTTCCCTATAATTACTTGCAGCATATTTTGCAGAATCTTAACCATAATTGTTCGTATTTTTCAATTTACTGTCTTAAAATGCCCATATAAAGGTTTCTTAATGGTATTGTTTTAAAATGTATCACTTCCTTTTGCTTTTCCATAACTTCGCATTACTTCTACATGATCACATTTTGCCTTGTTGCCCTATGATGGGTTTGGTAGAAGTTGATAAGTGCTATTTCTTTGATTATCAAACATTGGTACTTAGTGTATCTGATCTCTTTCGATTGGTGTTAGTTAAAAGTACAGAAGAAAGGCTCGATGGAGTCATGAATGCAGCCACTGATATTTCACGCGTTGCTTCGAGTAGGGACATGGCAACACAAATGAGCCCTGAGAGTAGCACCAATTCATCTCCCAAAAGGAGATCTTCTTTCTCCACCTCCACCCCGTCTGCACTACAGATTGTTGAAGCACAGAGTGTTCATTCCTCTAAATCAGAAGTCAGGGATGTGCAGGTTGATGAAAGGGTCACGGTGACAAGGTGGTCCAAGAAACAGAGACCTCGCATTCTGGGAAAGGGCTCAGAAATGACTGATGACTGGAGAAAGAAAGACATGGTCACCCGATCTTCATCTTGGAATATTACAGAGACAGCAAAAAGCATTTCTAAGTATGTTTCCTGTTGCTTTTATATGTTCCATCAGACTTTTGGGTTCATATTAGGGATCATGAATACTGGACTGCTTTCTAAGGTAGTAGGGCTATTGGGGTTTGTCTAATCCTTGAGAAGATACTCTCAGACCTTCATAAAACACTTTGTGATATTAAAATAAAGACAGAAAttcattgatttgatttttttcttaataaaagaatcttcttctccattttgGCCATATGTGTTTTCTCGAAAATATCTACCTCAAGTGATTGCAAAAGTCTTGTTTTAACGGAAGTTGTGATGTTTGTTCAGTCTGCTTGGAAATGTGGTGTAAATGGCTAGTCAAGAGcgtcattttctcattttctcgtTAATCACGGCACCAAATTTTCAACCTTCTTTAGGTTATTATAGCAATTAAAGCCATCTTATTTCAAGGTTTGACTGGATAATTCATTGTAGAAacaaatttcaaccaaaaaTAATATCACCTGTTTTGTCTGTTGCCAGGGTCAAGAGAGAGGAAGCTAAAATCACTGCATGGGAAAACCTTCAGAAGGCAAAAGCTGAAGCGGCGATTCGGAAACTAGAGgttcctttctcttctcttcttgcaTGCTTCTCCATATAtgataaaaaggtaaacaacacccgtgcacaatGCTCTCGTAGTGGGCGCAGGTGGGGACATGCAATATGTATGCATACCTAAGCCccacacataatatgtggagatatTGTTTCTAGGAACTAAATATGTGATCTCTAGTTGCACCCGTGCAACTCTAGGttccaaagaaataaaataaaaaagaaagtaataaGCAGCCTGAAAATGATTAGCCATGAACTTGTGCAGCAATTGGTTCCTTCTCTATATTTTGACACCTTCCTTTCCATTTTTTCTTACCTTCGGCTTTCTCAAAGTAGATTTATTTTCTATGATGTGACAAATTTAGTtaatcaaatttacattattcCCGTTTGCTGAAATGGCATATGAACAACATAATGACCTATTTTCCAATACTTATGACGGTTTCTAAAACAATAGAGTATCTTTTGCTCAACAACTACTAGTTTGTGAAGACCACTGTTCTCGTAGGAGCAGAGTATTGGACAAAAAGAGTGTTGAATAAAGTGTTGTTTAAGGAAATGCGCAAAGAAGAGGGGAATTTCATTGGTGATATAGTCCTCCAAATAAGATTCATTACGAAATTATTGACACAGACTATTTTTTAACAAACTAGATGAGTTAGCACACATGATGGCATAGCAGGGAAAAGTTCTCAATTATGGGAACTTAAAAGGAGATGTTATAAAATGTAATGCAGACTTTTGGTGTGGGAGAGAGATATTATTAGAGATACGAATGAACTAAAATAAACTATTTATAAAGTTTTATTCGCATTAACATTTATGTCTAATTAGTTCTTGGCTTAAGAAGAATTAATGAAGCTGTGAAATGGTGCCAAACTATCAATATTCCTTTTTTGAAAGAGAAATTATGAAGAGTCTTCAAGAGAAGCGCTGCCCATTTGCAAGACAAGAAGAAAGTGTCCTGTGACATAAAACTAGTAAGTTGTGACATTCCAGTGGGTCTGTGCGGTGAGTGCTGCAAGTGCTTTTTCCTGTTTTATATCGGTGAATGCCTTGTTTGAGTTTATGTGTAATCCACATGTTCCACTAGCATCATGAATGGTTGATGAGAGGCCTTTGCGTTTAACACAATTATTTTATGAATGTATATTTATGATAATTTTAGTTTCCACTGGATGCGTACGTCTTTTGCTCTGTTCTGTGTTGACTTGGCAAGGGTTGAGTCTTTGGTCAGAAAGTTCCAGCATTAACAATTATTATTGTGGGCTTTGCCTTGAATATTTCAGATGAAACTTGAAAAGAAGAGATCTTCATCAATGGATAAAATTATGACAAAGTTGAGAGCTGCTCAGAAGAAAGCACAAGAAATGAGGAGCTCAATATTAGCTAACCAGGGGCATCAAGTTACCAGAAGTTCCCAAAAGGCTGTATCATTTCGTAGAACCCGCCCAATAAGTTCCTTgagtggttgctttacatgccaTGCTTTCTAATTTCTCGTCCTGCCATCTGTTTCCGTGCTTCAATCAACATAAATACCTGGTAACTTCTTGGGTAGTGTTAATTTCAAATTCTGTCATCTTTCCTCTTCATACCAAAAGTTGATTATTATCGTAATTAATAACATGACATGCCCTGGCATATATTTAGAGTTCAAAGAGCATAGCCGTTTCTCTAACTGTTGAACATGAAACTTACATGAAGCTCTGATGTGATAATGAATAGCAGCATGACCTGGGCTGCCAGGCAAGCATGGTTACTATCAATTATGCACATTGTTGGATAGCATTTTCAGTGCTAATCTTGGACTTGCATCCTCATTTATCTTTGCATTTGAAAATCCTTTGGAAATGGAATAATTCTCTTTTGAATTTTACAGTTTTGAGGGTTTTATTCTACTATTATGATCGTAACTTCAAGAAAATTGAACCATAGTAAAAACTTTATTAATGAAAATATGGAATTATACCTCTAGAACATCCAGAAGTTCCCTTTCAAGTGTGGTTTTATGTTTCAGTACTTATTAGTATGATCTTTGGCCAGGTTAAGCAGAATGAACTGTGGAGTCCAAGAAGATGTTAGTGTCCAGGACCAGGCAATGAAGGGTGATATCATTCCAAGGAtatgcaatattttttttttggtaagtaaggATATGCAATCTTGCTAGAACATGAAGCGCAATTCTTTCATTAATATCGATCTCAGAAATGCAAGATCTTGTTGCTACGAGGTGGGAGGGTGTCAACTTATGCAAGAACTCTTGAGTAAGAATTCTTGTGCGCATATATGTTTGTAAATTAACATTTAAGGTTTTCTTATCATAGATAATTTGTATTGGAAACGATCATAACGTAAATCCAATTTGGTTTGGTGTTTCCATATAGTAGATTCTATAAGGTGGCATACGTCCTTTGCCATTCTGTGTCAAAAAATTTCCAGATTCTGGATTGCTATTTTCTTACGGTGTCCCTAATATTTG
Proteins encoded in this window:
- the LOC120000364 gene encoding uncharacterized protein LOC120000364, producing MPELGFDDNSSGRSSASRARDASPDSVIFTLDSNFFSSASASVDRDSFASEISLHLAAHDVDQHESSSGPDPDPQKAIHSRLSRKGDKAKVRKENNNETAAVEDNNIDLDSARNSFSIALKECQERRSRSEAHLKKLDRRRPASLDLNNVTASSPRLGGMKKSSISSHKSGTFPSPGTPNYRHAGVGMQKGWSSERVPLHTNGNRRQVGAAMLPLNNGRTLPSKWEDAERWIFSPVSGDSVVRQPLQATQRRPKSKSGPLGAPGVAYYSMYSPAMPLFEGGNAGNFVADSPFSAGVITADGLAIHSGSHGVAFPMCTEPCIGRSISMHGCSEMLAQQSFHSQVKSTEERLDGVMNAATDISRVASSRDMATQMSPESSTNSSPKRRSSFSTSTPSALQIVEAQSVHSSKSEVRDVQVDERVTVTRWSKKQRPRILGKGSEMTDDWRKKDMVTRSSSWNITETAKSISKVKREEAKITAWENLQKAKAEAAIRKLEMKLEKKRSSSMDKIMTKLRAAQKKAQEMRSSILANQGHQVTRSSQKAVSFRRTRPISSLSGCFTCHAF